From Cotesia glomerata isolate CgM1 linkage group LG2, MPM_Cglom_v2.3, whole genome shotgun sequence, a single genomic window includes:
- the LOC123259925 gene encoding ADP-ribosylation factor-like protein 4C, translating to MGAGMGRTGTSGGGLLEALPTGSPLHVAMLGLDSAGKTTALYRLKFDQYLNTVPTIGFNCERIRGAIGKAKGVNFLVWDVGGQEKLRPLWKSYTRCTDGIIFVVDSCDTERLEEAKMELTRTARSPDNAGVPILILANKQDLPGAKEVGELEKHLGVLELTGSPGCSCIRVQPACAITGEGLHEGLDTLYQLIQKRRKLAKLNRKRAR from the exons ATGGGTGCTGGGATGGGTCGGACAGGAACGAGTGGCGGAGGTCTCCTGGAGGCATTACCCACCGGCTCGCCACTCCATGTTGCCATGCTGGGCCTAGACAGCGCTGGAAAAACCACGGCATTGTATCGACTCAAATTCGATCAGTATCTCAATACTGTTCCCACGATTGGTTTCAACTGTGAGAGAATTCGCGGGGCTATTGGAAAAGCCAAag GTGTAAATTTTCTGGTATGGGATGTCGGCGGGCAAGAAAAGCTGCGACCCCTCTGGAAGTCTTATACAAGATGCACCGACGGTATTATATTTGTCGTAGACTCGTGTGACACGGAAAGACTCGAGGAAGCTAAAATGGAATTAACTAGAACAGCTCGAAGTCCAGACAATGCCGGAGTGCCGATACTTATTTTAGCTAACAAACAAGATTTGCCCG gtgCTAAAGAGGTTGGCGAGCTGGAGAAGCACCTTGGCGTGCTCGAGCTGACAGGATCTCCGGGGTGTTCGTGCATAAGGGTCCAACCGGCTTGTGCTATCACCGGGGAGGGTCTCCACGAGGGCCTGGATACTCTTTACCAATTGATACAAAAGCGGCGCAAACTCGCTAAATTGAACCGCAAACGGGCCAGGTAG